GGGTCACATTTCGACTTCTCCCATTCCCATGTCGGCTAAAAAGTAGAACTTCGTGGCATTAGGGTGAAGTTAGATGAGGAATGGCTTATACATATGATCCGTGGGAGTGGTGTCGGAATGTCTATTTTAGGAATTTGGAGATGGGGATGATTATCGTCTTTGAGGATCTCTGAGATGTAATTGGCCTCCCATATGCATACTGGTGAGGAGTTGATGCCGTTGTCCTGATGATGGCCACCACAGGCTCAAAACAGTTGCTGCGCTGAAATGATCCGTATATCTCACTCGAGAAACTGAATACCCGAGCTAAATTGAACATGGTACAGTCAGTAATGAGAATGCAATTCGCCAAGATCTATCGAGGGAAGGCTAGCATGGTGTTTCAGCTCATCAGGCGCCACACGGGGTTATCCTCAGCCAAGGGAGTTTCAGCCCGTGGCATTCACATCAGCAGTAACCTCTCCAACCCCACACCCTTCTTTTTTACCTTGTAACTCAAAACATCACATAAAAAACTCAAAGCTTACAATATTCTTGCTATACAATTGACCTTCTCTTCTTGATCTCAAATCTTTCAGTTGAATAAATGGATACATAAACTCCACTTACCATCAATGACTTCCCTAGTGCCACTGAAACATGATGCACATATTGACTGCACACTGATGATTTAGAAAGAGCCAACAATGAAGGGATTATCTATGTGGACAGTTGTTGTGGTGGAAGGAAGTGAAGTGCAAGGAAGCAATGACAAAAGCAGAGGGGAAAGAGGATGGAAAAGGACGGGTCAGGAATTGAAGGCATTTCATTTCCTCTAACCTATTTTTACCAATACCACCTTCTTGCTTCTCTTAGGATGTCAATGGGAAAAGGAAACCTTTAGTCAGTTTATCACCTTAATTTTCAGCATATCTATTCCCCTCAACATGCAAATGACAGCAATATAGAACTTATGACACTACATAAAACTAGCAATTATCGATTTGCGATAGAACTATACTATTCTTGGTTGAAAAACTTCtttagttttgaaatatttttatgatattcaTATTCCCAAGTAAAAACATATACTGTTCCTTAACGGCAAGTTCACAAGTCATAACTCACAATTGAACATAACTAtcaaatgaaatagaaaataaattgaacataGATACGACAAAAAGCACTATCAAGTGCAACACAACATCAAAATGCCATTCTTATGTCTCATGTTACATTCGTCTCTAGACAAGCCAGTTAGTGCAACACTTGGTACACCTCTACAAGGGTCTTGCAACTAGTGACTAAAGTAGGTGATCACCGATCGAACGACTGAATTCTAACTTCAAGAACTGACAAAGTCTACGCAAGTATGGAGTCACAAAGCCCCCTTTCCCATCTTACCACTCAAGCCCTCACATGAAAGAATTAACGACTTCTTCGCGCAATATAAAACTCTCGTGCACGGTATCTGCAATGATTTGCACGAATGAAAGACCCAAACAATCCCGTTAACAGTGAAGCAAACAAGCTTAGATTAGATCAATGCAACTTCAACTATAGAATTAGACAAAACAACATACCACCTACAGAGAGAGATCATCACCTTCGGAATCAACGAGCCTTTATCGAATCAACAAACCCGCTACTGAGGAGCCTCTCCACATACTTCCCCAATATGTCCACCTCCAAATTCACCTTCTGCCCAACTCTCTTCATAGGAATGACCACCTTCTGCTGCGTGTACGCCACCAGCATGAAGTTGAAGCAGTCCTCCTCATCAAACACGTCCACCACCGTCAAGCTAGTCCCGTCGACGGCGATGAACCCCTTCGGCACCACGTACCTCAGGAGCTCCTTCTCCGTCCTCACCTTCACCCACAGCGAGTCGGCCTCCGGCTCCATCGACACGATCTCCCCGGTCCCGTCCACGTGGCCCTGCACGAAGTGACCCCCCATCCGGGTCGTCGGCAGCACCGCCCGCTCCAGGTTCACGGCCGACCCGGCCTCGACCTCGGCCAGGGACGTCTTCCGCAGCGTCTCGGGGGAGAGCCCGACGGCGAACCCGGCGGCGTCGAACTCGGTGACCGTGAGGCACGTGCCGTTGATGGCGATGCTGTCGCCGAGGCCGACGCCCTCGAGGACGGTCCTCGCGCCGATCCGCATGACGAACCCGTCGTCGACCCGGCCCACCCGCTGGACCCGGCCCATCTCCTCGACGATTCCGGTGAAGAGGCATTGGATTCGGGGGTTCCGGCGGCGGGGCCCGGAGAAGGGTTTGTGGTTCCGggcggagagggagagggagaagaaggacGATTTGGAAATGGGAGCCGGGAGAGATGGAAGTTTCGAGGGTTTGGCGAGGGGAGTGAGCGAGTGAGCGAGCGCCATTTTTCTCGGGAAAATTCTCAGATTCTGGCCGTTCTCCGTCGGAAAGTGGAAAAGCGGAGAAGCGAAGATCTAGCACGTGAGTGGAACGCGCTGCAAAGGTTGGGGTTCCTAATTTCCTAGGACGCCGTACGCAGGTATAGcccgtttggttggactttcccAAGGGTTATGGGCCCTGAAAGCCCGTTGggagaaatttttgtatttgaTAACTTTTCAATGCTCTTTTTGCAGAACGTGGACATTCCAAATGAAATTATCCTTGTTAAAGCTCAGTGTTCGGCGTCTTTCAGAACATtggcatttccaaaatgccaaGAGTCactgttcatttttcttcctcactCATCTTCTTCGCTGTTCGTTTCTTCCTTCCCGACCTCCGCGGCGCGGTGGGTTGAGAGTCGAGGCCGAGTCGCCGGTGCCGCTCGATCATCGCGGCGACCCGGCTCGCGAGATCTCGGTCGCCGCGAGCCGTGTCCTCCACACGATGATGCTAGTCGGGCCgatgccgccgcctccccctccgGTCGGCCTACCCTTCAGGCGCGCcgccccctcgccggaccgccCGCCGGCGGCGAAGCCCTTGGCCGGCCAACTctcattttttccattttttttaataacaaaagcattttacaaatttaacttatccaaacactattttgttcGCAATGGAAGCAccatttaccaaacacaatttgcattttcaaaactCATTTGACTCGtatctttacattttctcaggactttccccaaaaagtcttcccaaacgcacccgcattggcatttccaaaatgccaaGAGTCCcgttcattttcttcctcactCATCTTCTGGCGAGTTCGTTTCTTCCTTCCTGCCCGAGAGTCGAAGTTTCACGGCGGGCCCTAGTCGGCGACCTTAGGCGAGGTCGCCTGAGGCCCGCGACCTAGGCGATGTCGCTTGAAGTCAAGCGATCCAGGCGACGCCGCTCGTGaccgcgcgacctcgggcgaacGCCTAGGTCGCCTCCCATTCCCATGCCTCCCATTCCCATGCCCTTCTTTGTGCCCAATGTTTAAACTCAAGTTTTTCTagtaaaaacaaactaaattaagAGAGTTAACTAAATAGACCATTTTATCTAAAAATAGATGTtcattgactttttcttttttattcccccCTAGCTTAGCTAAGCTATGGAGTCTTGCTTGGGGAAGGAGTTGGTATAGGTAttactttgttttgtttctacttctctccctcattaattattttattttattatttgatgaatttgttttgATTAATAAGTGGACAAAAATACTTCtctccctaattaattatttttttgatgaatttattttgattagtaagtcgaaaaaattaaactattttaaattaatattttggtaAACATGCTCGACCCATTCTTATGTAAAGCATCTGTTCTAGAGCCCGTACCTAGTGTAGTAGAGCATTGGGATTTCCTTTTTCTAAGTAAacagatttattttgatttattttgattactaAGAGACTAAAATAAACACACCATATACCCCATACGtttttcattatcatcatcatcttctttgcattattcaaaatttattgaaaatttatgtatgattaacttttttattttttatcttgaGGAACTCATGATGAATTATGCTTGTGGGCCTTGCTTGGCCTTCCTAAGGTAAGTTACTTAAGTTTGTTACTAAAGAACAgcataggttttttttttttttttgatgaatttattttacttctctcctaattaattattttatttttaatttttttttgcataaatttAACAAGAAGACTAAACATAACATGCCATGCCCATGCCCATTCCAATGCCCGTGTGCCGGCGGTGCCAATGTTTAACTCaagtttattttgatttaatttttttgggatttcCTTTTTCTAGGTAAACGGATTTATCTTGATTACTAAGAGACTAATTTTCactatcatttgcattattcaaaatttatgattaatttttttttatttcgtggAAATTATGATGAATTATGCTTGTGGGATTGCTTGGCATTACTCAAGCTAAGTTACTTAAGTTTTGGAGTATGGATTTTCttgtaattattttcttttgttttattatgcATAGTTTTTCTTAGTAAAGAAGAGTAATGAAtagtttactttttttatttgatgaatcttctaattaattatttttttaatttgatgaatttattttgattaataagtggATAAGATGCAAAGCAAAGGGAGTaactatttttaattaatttttggtaaatttaacaAGGAGACTAAACATCACATGACATGCCATGCCCATTCCGTGCCCAATGTTTAAACTCAAGTTTTTCCAAGGGAAAAACAAACCGTCTAAAAATAGATGTTTGGAGCTTGGATGAGGATTATTAAagatcattaaatttttttttttttttttaggaacttAATCAACCAACTTCGGTTGGTTAGCTTAGGTAAGGTTGGTTAGCTTTGCTAAGGTATGCGGGGGTTGCTTAGGGCCGGTGAAGATGGaaatcttaattattttgttttgtttcaattGGTACTTTCTTGGCCATTATACTTCTctctctaattaattattttattttttatttgatgaatttattttgattaataagtggACAAAAAGTAAATGAGCGAAGAACTAAACTAGTTTGAATTAAAACTAACTCCagtaaacaatttattttaattaagggctaatactctaaaaaaccataaactggtacacttgtgacaaatttacctcaaactatttttttgaccaccaaaaactcaaaactggtatacttttgacaaatttaccccaaattgatacacttgtgacaaatttttcctctattagttttcattaaattttattgtcaaattattaagttaaatgacacgtgacaattaattagtataccaatttgggattttatgatccgtttgtcacagtttacaatttttgtgatttttttgtggtattaatcaaatttagctaatggtatatttgtcacaaatttatcaatttggggttttttgtggtcgaataaattagttttgggtaaatttgtcataaatgtaccagtttatgattttttatggtcagtcggggtaaatttgtcacaagtgtaccagtttggggtttttcatggttaaaaaaatagtttggggtaaatttgtcacatatgtaccagtttagggattttcaaggtattaaccctttaattaaacaagtaaagggaaaaagaagagactaAACTAGATAGAGACCATAGAGTTTTCATGTTTACTTTGATCATCAtaattatcttcttttctttgattatttaaaaattttgtaccagtaacttttttatttttgaggtaCTTATCATGAATTTATTTCTCCCGTGTATTAAGTGTAGAGCATtggatattttcaaaataagacTAGCACTAATTAATTCAATGATAGTTTCTCATTTTGATTAAACTAgtattagttttaattaattatttcattttttaatttggtgAACTCCAGGGAACAagtttgaattaaattttttgggtaaatttaaaaTGGGTGCCTCTAGTACCTAATTAGATAGTATGAGCTAAGGGACAGGCAAAATTGGCAAATTGGACGAAGTGTTTAAGCTAGGATTGTGTTAAAA
The sequence above is drawn from the Eucalyptus grandis isolate ANBG69807.140 chromosome 11, ASM1654582v1, whole genome shotgun sequence genome and encodes:
- the LOC104424905 gene encoding riboflavin synthase encodes the protein MALAHSLTPLAKPSKLPSLPAPISKSSFFSLSLSARNHKPFSGPRRRNPRIQCLFTGIVEEMGRVQRVGRVDDGFVMRIGARTVLEGVGLGDSIAINGTCLTVTEFDAAGFAVGLSPETLRKTSLAEVEAGSAVNLERAVLPTTRMGGHFVQGHVDGTGEIVSMEPEADSLWVKVRTEKELLRYVVPKGFIAVDGTSLTVVDVFDEEDCFNFMLVAYTQQKVVIPMKRVGQKVNLEVDILGKYVERLLSSGFVDSIKAR